A stretch of DNA from Spirosoma endbachense:
GTTACGTATCCTGCCCGTGTCTCCCGGATCTCAGCAATAGGCGTGTTCTGATTCGTTGGTGTCCAGGCATTCAGGACACTTTTGTAGCTGTTCGCAATCGAAACACGGTCTTCGCTGGGGTGGAAATTCATCATCATTACGTCGTTACCGCCCGAGAACTGAAGTTCGAGAGTAAGGTCGAGATTCCGATATTTCCAGGTATTGGTAAAGGCTCCCCAGAATTTTGGGCTACCATTGCCAATGATACTCCGGTCAGCGTCGGTAATGGCTTTATCACCATTTACATCCAGATATTTAAGATCACCGGGCAGAATCGTCAAGCCATTCCGATAGCTCGTGAATTTAGCCGCTTCCTCCCGTTCGGCTTCACTCCAGGTACCCAAACGGGTAAGTCCCCAGAAAGAACCAACCGGCTCACCGATGCGAATGATGTTGGTCTGGTTAATAAAGTTGGGACCACCTACCCCGAAAATATCGGATGGCGTTGCCAGGGAGAGCACTTTGTTTTTGTTGAACGAAATATTGAACGTGCTGTTCCAGGTGAATCCACCCCGGTCAATATTAACGGAGTTGATACCAAACTCGAAGCCCCGGTTCTCCATCGAACCTACATTCCGACGGATCGTTGCATAGCCGCTAGTACGTGGCACAGGTGCATCCAGCAGCATATCGGTTGTAAGCCGGTAATAATAATCGGCTTCAATGGTAAGGCGACCTTTAAACAAGCCTATTTCAAGACCAGCATCCGTCTGAGCTGTTTTTTCCCAGCGCAAATCCGGGTTTGCCAGGCGGTTGATGCCTGTTCCGCCCACTCTGGCCTCATTGTAAATCGTCGAATAGTTCGAGCTGAGCAGCGAGAGAGACGAGTAAGGCGGGATTTCAGAGTTACCTGTCAAGCCGTAGCTGGTGCGTACTTTCAGGTTAGAAATTATCGGATTACCCTTCAGGAAGCTCTCTTCCGAAACACGCCATGCAACTGCCGCTGATGGGAAGAACGCGAATTTGTGGTTTTCCCCAAACTTAGATGAACCATCTGCCCGACCGGTAAAAGTCACCAGATACTTATCCATCAGGTTGTAGTTGATACGCCCGAAGTAGGAGTTAAACGCACTTCGGTCAGCAAACGAGGTCACAGTGGGCTGCGTACTACCGGCACCTAAGTTATTGAAGGTAAAGTAATCCGTTGCAAAGTTCCGAACACTGGCCCCCATGCCAAATCGATTTGTTGCCTGCCATGAAATACCCACCAGGGCAGTAATGGCGTTCTTCTCGTTGATTTGCTTGTTATAGGTCAGGTAGTTTTCCAACGACCAGAACGTAGTACGGTTATTGTTGGCCTGTGCAGTACCATTCGCGCCAATATCCAATGTGCGGGTCTGCGACTGATCAATTTCCTGCGTCTGAATATTCGCTCCTACAACCGTCTTCATTTCCAGCCCTTTAGCCAATGTAATATTGGTATATAAGCTTCCGATGCTTGTCTGTGTATTCTGGATGTATTTACGATCCATAAGACGGTGAACCGAACTCATCGTACCTTCTGCAGACGGATAATCCCGGTTTTCAGCGTACTTACCATCAGCGTACTTCACAGGCAGAAAAGGAAAATCTTCAACGATTTGCCGGGCAACTGCATCATTGATATCGACCAGATTCTCTGACTGATTGTTATAGCTCAGTGTACCACCGATTTTCAACCATGTTTTCACCTGATCGTCAATCGTAAACCGTCCCGAATACCGTTTCAAATAGGAGGTTTTGATCAGACCTTCATCATCCCGATAGCCTACCGACAGGGCATATTGTGTACGCTCGTTACCACCACTAAACCCTAACTGGTGATTTTGTGAAAGCTTGTTCTGCGAAGACTCTTTGAACCAGTCGGTGTCATACAACGGATTGAGGTTAGCATCAAAAACGCCTGGATGTGCTGCACTAAAGGCAGTCCGTCTAACTTTCGGATCCAGGAACGTCCATTTACCAGCCGCCCAGCCGACGGGATCGTATTTTGCCATGTTGGCATAGGCCAGATCTTCCGTTGCCAGATATTCTTTGGCATTCAGTACCTGAGGTTTGTTCGGACCAATGGTATTCACGCTGAACTGACCATCATACGTAACCCGTCCTTCACCGGCTTTCCCCTTCCGGGTCTGCACCAGAATAACACCGTTAGCACCTCTGGCTCCATAGATCGCAGTAGACGAAGCATCTTTCAACACTTCAACCGAGACAATGTCGCTGGGGTTAATGTAATCAATTGGGTTACTGAACTGATCGCCCGTACTCTGTGGCAACATAACTCCGTCTACCACATATAAGGGGTTATTCGACGAGTTGATCGAACTGAAACCCCGAATCCGGATGGTAGTCCGTCCGCCAGGCCGCCCCGAGTTGGTATTAACCTGCACACCGGGCATTCGACCCGACAATGCCTGGTTTAGCGAAGGCGCAGGACGCTCAGCCAGCTGGGCTTCTTTGACACCAGCGACAGCCCCCGTTAAATCTGATTTTTTGGTTGTACCATAACCAATAACGACGATTTCGTCCAGTACTTTACTGTCAGCTTTAAGCGAAATATTGATCGTAGCCTGAGCTCCAACGCGAACTTCCTGAGGCAGGTATCCAACAAACGAAAATACGATCGTAGCATCGCTATTGGGTACATCGAGCTTATAACGGCCATCTGAATCGGTAACGGTACCCCGCTGACTGCCCTTCACGACAATACTAACACCAGGCAGTGACGCATTATTCTCGTCGGTTACTCTACCCGATATCGTTCTGTCGACAAATTTGGTAGTTAAATTGTTTTTTGTTGATTTCCCCGAAGTAGGAACCGTTGCAGCGTAAGTGAGCGTAGAGCAGAAAAGAAAAAGGAAACATTGTGTAGAGGACAGCCTCAACATCCTCACAAGCCAGGCTTGCGGGCGTAAAAGTTTTTGCATAAAGTTTTTGCCGCCGAAACGACTGTCTAGGTTTAAACAATAGAAGGAATACAGGGTATGCAGACTCTGCGGATAGAAATACTTATTTTATCTTAACTACTCATCTCTTATTAAAAATTTTTAATAAATTTTTAAGTCTGCTTTAACAATTCTGTTAATTCTAATATCAAATAGCTCATAAACAGAACTTTAACAATCTTCACATATGAAGTCAATTTTTGCTTCAACTTAGTTGCGTACTATTCTATCTGATCATCAGCAAATTCTTTATTTATGGCTTTATTCGTTCCCATCTTTTCTATACTGAATAATGCTTACTGATAATTGTCGACAACACAGCGTTACTCATTGACTTCTAACTACATTGAGGATACAGCTATACAATTTCGCCAACCAATCCAGACTAGTTAAACAGCCTGATTCGGTTGGCGAAATCCAAAAATTACTCGATACAATTAGGTGGTTGCCAAAACGGGCCTGGGCTGAACTTCTCTTACCTCAACCGTTCCGCCATAATCCAATACGGGGCATGCCCTGGCTAGCTCGACAGCTTCATCGATGGATGAAACAGCCATACGAATAATACTAACGACCCGAAAATCTGCATCAGCAACGAAGCCCTGATCAACTTTCCGGTCTGATCCCGAAAGCACAAATCCTTCCTGTGTGATAAGACTGCTCCCGACAAAATACCCTTGTTCAGTCCAGTGCTGAATCAGTTTTCCCCACTTTTCGGTATTTATTTGTCGCTGTTCAGGAGCCAGGGTGGCGTTTGCGCCAAATCTTACTAAGAAAACATACTCGTTCATCGTTGTTCTAGTTTTGTCTCTGTCAACCGATTAGTCACTTGACTGCTACAAAACTAGGTTACTGAAAAAGCTGGGAATTGTAAAAAATCATTGACTTACCAATACGGGCCAGCGGCAAAGAAATGGTGTGGGGTTTGTCCGGTAAATGATTTGAAATCTTTTATAAAATGCGCTTGATCGAAATAGCCTGCCACATAGGCAGCCTCGGTCAGATTTTCCTGCTGCGAATGGTCAGCAATTAAGCTCCTCAACCGGATGATTGACGAAAACTGCTTGGGCGAAGTGCCTATGACCCGCCGAAACCTTTTCTCAAAAGGGTCCAGGCTAATGGGCAGATTAGTGATTAGATCTTTTATTCGTATGACTCCGTTGGCTCGTTTAATTTCGTTAATGGCCCTATCGACAAGCTTATCGCCCGCTGGTTCGTGGACTCTTGTTAGCAGGAATTGTTCAATAATGTTAACCCGGTGTCGATTGCTTACCGCTTCGGCCAGGCGCTCTTCCAGTTCATCGACAGTTCTACGAGGAATGAGATCGTCAAGTGCTACACTCAAGCCAAACAACTCATGGAGCGGTTCCTTAAATAAGGCAGCGGCACCACCCTCCTGGAAAATAACAAGTAGCGTAGCCGATTCTTTTGAATAGTCTAACAAACGGTGGGACTTCCTTAATCCTGTGATTGTTGACATAGACAAAGACGTTTCAATGCCTTTCTCTGCATAGCTCACGCTACCCTTAATCTTGAAAGCCATTACGATTGATGTTCCGGGCAATATCCGGTTGACCATGCCATTTTCGCTTTCAATAATCAGAAACGTCTTAATGAATGGCTTTAATCGATCAGCAGGAAGAAATTGCTCCGTCTTCATGAGAATGGCTTTTATTGTAAAAGGACGCCTATTTGCTCCAACAACAGCTACATCTTTCTTTTTATTCCTACTCTTTCAGAGTAGGAATAAAAAGAAAGATGGTATTCAGAGAAATCCCGATGTGGCCCGTGGTAATTCATAACGATGTCAAGGCTCCAGACCTGAATTAGTTAATCTCTGATACGATTACATAGTTGTCATTTCGGGTAATGCCATAAAAAACCAGCTTATTATTTACACTTCGGTCGATGGCAAAAGCCTGCCCTTCGCTAAGGGTCGGAATTGTTTTCAGGTATTGCAGCGTATGCCCGCGTTCAGGCAATTTCAGGACGTATAACTCAGGTTTGTCATGGCCAGTGCAGTAAATTAATCCATCGCTTCCCCAGGTCCCACCCGACGTACTCTTGGGAGCAAAAGCCTGTAATACATTAGCCGGAAACGCCCACGATTCTACCTGTTGCCAGCTTTCAGTGAATTTCACCAGCGTTGTCCACCGGTTGTCCCGTCCCTCGGCAGATGCCTTATCGGAGTAATTGGCGAACGCGACCCACCAATGCCCCTGGTAAAAATCGGCCCAGGTAACCGAGCCAGGAAACAGGCCAAAACTATGACTACCGATGTGCCGAAGTGTTAGGGCATCGAAGATTTCAATTGAACTGGCCATCGGTACATCCGGATAATTTGAATGCGTACAGTACAGTTTTCGGCCGATCACCACACCGCTGTTCATGTGCTTAAGCAGGCCCGTTGTATCACTCCATGCTGCCGTCTGTTTCCCGTCCGATTTCGTATGTTTCGTCAGTGAATGGTTGTTAATCACATAAAAATGCCCCTCGTCGACCGCAACGCCCTGCCGAACTTCAGTCAATTGAAATCGACGAATCTCTTTCGCTTTCTGTCCATAAGTTGATAGTGAGGTGAACAGGAACAGCGCCAGCAACGCGCTCACAACTTTTTGATCGAACCGCATAAGATCTGGAATTTCAGGTTTTGTTAAAATCGACAATACATATCGGCAAATCGCTTTATGACCGATACACGCTCTTTGAGATACCTGGGGCTTAAAAAGTTATTAGACCAGTCATCGAAGTTTTCGCACGCAAAACCCAAATAAAAGATCCAGAACATTATCCCTAAGAATGGAATCGCGTCAATTTCCTCATCCGACAGGGCTCTAACTTCTCTATACCCGTCGAGAAAGCGGTTAAATTGACGATCGCCCTCCTCTTTCGCTAGTTTACCCGTGGCCGTATGGAAGAAAAAATGGACCAGAAAAGAAGCATGGTCATTGGCGAGAAAGCCTTTTCCGGCAAAGTCGAAATCGAAAAGCGTAAACGTATCGCCATCAAAATGAAAGTTTTTGGGCAGATAATCGTAATGACAGTAGCCGTAACTAAATGATGCCGTATGAAATGTTTCCATTTTTCGGATGACCCGTTCAGCAATAGCCTCTAATTCCGAATAGCTTTCCATTTCATCAGCAAACCAGGGTTCAGTGAGCCTGAGCGGCCGTGTCAGTGTCGTTTCAATATCATAGTTCTTTCGTTCATACGACAGGTTAATCTGAGAGGTAATGTTGTGATTGAAAGCCATTTCGTTACCGATAACCCGCAACTGCTCATCAGTAAAATCATAGATGTTCTTTCCTGGGGCGAAGTTAAAAACCACACCGTGGCGTATTCCTTCCGCAGCATTGAACGCCTGAATCTGTTCACCATTGAGATCGCGAACCGGGTAAGATACCTTTGCGCCCTGTTCGTTCAGGATGTTAAGTAGCTCCACTTCGCCTTTTATTTCATCCAGACTTCGGTGTGAATTCCGGTAAATTTTAAGAATGTACTTATCGGCCGGGCCTTTCAGCAAGTAGGTATCGCTAACGCCATGCAACAGTAACTTACAAGTCAGACCACTGAATCCGTAGCTTTTTTCAATGCTATCGTTTAAGGCCGACGACGATAAAGTCGAGTATTGGGTAGGAAAAATTCCCATAATTGCTGAGAACAGAAAATAAGTTGTAGTTTTTGAAACGCAAAAAAGGGCTGTGCAACATCACAGCCCTTTGGAAATAGTCGTAAGCGAATTATAACAGAACCGGCTGACCCGTCCGCACGGATTCATCGCAGGCGAAGGCGATTTGCAGGCTGCTTACGGCATCCTGCATGTGGTCGGTCAGATCAAGATTCTCCTGAATAGCTTTCAAAAAATAACGTTGTTCCCGGTTGCACAGCTCCTGATGATCGGGTTCATCCTGCATATCAATCCAGGTATCGGCTTCCACAAACTGGTCATTGGCATCCAATGCAGCGCGATGCACCCGCAACGATTCTGTTTTTGTATGCGAATCGACATTATCTGATTTTCCGGCAGCGCCTGCATTTTTAGCAACAATCGACACGCAGCCATTTGGACCGATTACGTCTTTAACAAAAAACGCGGTTTCGCTCATCATAGGGCCCCAACCGGCTTCATACCAGCCTACCGAGCCATCGTCAAAGCGAATCTGCAACTGCCCATAGTTGTAATTACCCGCCGGAATATCGTTGGTCAGCCGGGCACCGATCGCGTTCACCTGAATGGGTTTCGAACGCGTCATCTGGCACATCACATCAATATAATGAACACCACAATCGACAATCGGGCTTAGGCTTTTCATCAGATTCCGGTGAACGGTCCACATCATACCGTGGCTCTGCTGGTTAAGATTCATGCGCATAACCAGTGGTTTACCCATTTCCCGAGCTACTTCGACAAACTTCTCCCACGATGGATGATGCCTTAGAATATAGCCCACAACCAACTTTTTACCTGCTTTTTCGGCAGCAGCTACGACACGTTTCGCTCCCTCAACCGTATCGGCAATGGGTTTTTCGATAAATACGTGGCAACCCTGTTCAAAGGCCTGAATGGCAAACGATTCGTGGGTATCGGGGTAGGTCGAGATACAAACGGCATCGGGTTTGGTTTCTGCCAGCGCTGTGGTATAGTCGTCAAACAAAGCATACCCACCACCCAGTCGTTCGTTAAGGACAACCTTACTGTTTCCGGTCGATACGATCCCGCAGATGTCGAAGCCGTCCAGGGTTTTATAAGCAATAGCGTGCGATGATCCCATGTTGCCGCAACCGACTACTAGAACCCGCAATAATTTAGTTGAAAGTGACATGAAAGTGACGTTGACTGGGATGTTAGTGTTAGGCCCATTGAATCCGTAGCATCCCGAACGAGACGACTACCAGATTACCTATTAAACGACAAAGTTATCAGCTGAACCGCAAAGATAGCATTTCTGGAAGTAGACAGGCAGATCTCTTCTAAACGGACCTAATCATTTGGGTCGTACTTTTGTCACATATGCAAGTAAGCAATCCAATACACAGTGCCTCCCAGCCCTTGACGTTGTTGTATCAATCCGACGATTTAGTCGCGATTAATAAACCGCACGGCTTACTGGTCCATCGATCACCTATCGCCAGTGATGCCAGCGAGTTTGCGGTTCAGATGCTCCGCGATCAGTTGGGCCAGCGGGTATATCCGGTTCATCGGTTAGACCGGAAAACGGGGGGTGTACTTCTTTTTGCGCTGACTGATACCATGAATTCGGCTATGCAGCAACAGTTTGCCGAGGGCGAAATCAGCAAAACGTACCTGGCCATCGTGCGCGGCTACACTGCCGACGAACAAATTATCGATTACCCGCTTCGCCGGGATGATGGTGTACTTCAGGATGCAGTTACGTTTCTTAAAACACGCCAGCGCACGGAGATTCCGTTACCGTTCGGCAAACATGCCACCTCGCGCTATTCGTTGGTAGAGCTGACGCCAACTACGGGCCGAATGCACCAACTGCGAAAGCATATGGCCCATATCCTCCATCCGATTATCGGCGACCGCCCCCATGGCTGCAATAAGCAGAATAAGCTTTTCCTGGAGAATTTTGGCATGAATACCATGCTGTTACATGCCAGCCGTATTCAGTTCAAGCACCCACAAACGTCAGAAGAAATTACGATTACAGCACCTTACCAGACTGAATTCAATCGCATGTGGAGTACATTGTTTGGCAATGAGAATCGTCAGCCTGTACCCAACATTTAATTATTAAGCACAGTCGTGCACATGAACAGGCGTTGGTATACCCAAATCCGATGTTTATTCTTCGTAGTTTATCCCGGTAATTTCCAGGGCATTCGTTCCCTGCTTAGCTGGCAGTACAATGGTTTCACCAACCCGTTTTCCCAACATGGCTCGCGCAATTGGAGCAGTAAAGGCAATTCGCCCCTGTGATGCATCAGCTTCATCAACGCCTACAATCGTTAATTTCTGATCGGCCTGTTTTGCGTCTGTTGCCCGGTTGCGTAGACTGATTGTAGCGCCAAAGCGTACCTCATCACGCGGGTGCTCACGGGCGTCGACTACCTTAGCAGTTGCTATTCGTTGATTCAGGTTGGCGATACGACCAGTTAACAGAGCCAGTTGCCGGGTACGTTCAGCATCTTCACTGTCAATCTGTTGCGCCAGGACACGTTCGTTTTCCAGCTCGATTAACTCAACCTGTAACAACGCTAAACCACGTAACGTAACATAATTTGTAGCCCCTGGCGGAAGCGGTGCCCGCGCTGGTATAACGACAGGATCATCCGCACTTTCGTTTTTCAAAAAAGCTCTACTCATAGCTCTGGTCTATTATCTCCACCTAACAGCTATTAATAGCCTTTGTTTATTTCGGCTTTCTACCCTTTTGCTTCCTCTATTTTTTCGCTGGCCTCTTCCAGATCGCTATACTCCGGCTGCGGAACTTCGTCAGCCATCTGCTTAGGGTCTGGCGCATAGGTCAATGCAATGAACATGGGAAAATGATCTGATCCGCAATTTGGCAAACGAAGTATTTTTCGCAGTTGAAAGTGTGGGGTGACAAAGATGTGGTCAAGTGGCCAGCGCAGAAAGAAATAGTGGGCATGAAACGTATTGTATAAACCCCGGCCAATTCGTGGATCAAGCAGACCACTCACCCGTTGGAACAGCCGGGTCGTATGCGACCAGGCAACATCATTCAGGTCGCCGGCTACAATGATCGGCCCCTTTATTTTTCGGGCTTCCTTGCCAACCAATAGTAATTCGGCGTCGCGTTCTGTAGACCGATAATGCTCCGTTGGGCTAGGCGGCATTGGATGAACGCCATAAAAATGAACCAACTGTCGGGATGGCAGCTCAATCCTTGCATATATTGACGGAATATCATCCTGAATCAAAAAGCGTAACTCCTGATGCCGGATCGGGAAACGGGAGTATAATAGCATTCCGTATGTATTTTCAAGCGGATGCAATATTCGATACGGATAGTTAGCTTCTAACGGGATTAAATCCTGTTGCCATTTCTTATTCGCTTCCAGCACAAGAACTACATCCGGTTTATGTTTATCGGCCAATTCCCGCACTTCTGGCGTTCGCGTATTCTCCATGAGTACGTTAGCCACCAGAAGTCGAATCGTATTTTCCTCGAACTGATTGCTGCCGCTTTTATGCGACAACCTGACCACCTGTTTTTTATGAAAGGGTGTAAACGGATAAACCAGCCACCCCTGATAAAGTAGCGTGGCCAGCAAACCAACGGGCACAATTACGAAATAGCCATCTAGATGATGACCGACTAAAAACCAGCACAATAGACCAACAGCGGCCAATAAAGTGAGTTGTAGATGGGGAAAATCCCAAATTCGAACCCACCAATAATCAAGACGGATGAGATTTAAAAATGAAGTGATTGTAATAACAATGGAGTACGTGAGCAGTACATAATCAACCGTTTGCATAGAAGATCATAAATGGCAGTTGAGAGCATAACCCCAAAAGTAGGGTCGAGGTTATGTATCTCACTTAATCAATTGGCTGATTATTGATTGCCAGGCTTTATTCGTTATGTTACTGATCCAGTGCATTAACTAGTGGAAGAATCGCCGACCATTGCGGATTATGATCAGATATCAACTGCGAAACGGGCCATCCACGCTGTTTTGCCCGGTCGGCGTGTATCGCAAAATCATCGGCCTTAGGATCTTTACCCGCTTCAACGGTTAGAATATATCGGGCAGGAAGATTTCGGGCAGCAGGATTTTTCAGGGAAATCGTTTCGGTAAAAGTTTTCAGTGATTGCGGAACATCCTTAGGGGGTTTCTGATCGGCTTTCACCCACATCGGCACAATAAAGCCATCTTTCAACATCGGTTTAATAAAATCAGCCCGATCTCCCTGGATACTCATTACACTTTCTCCATCATTGGGAAGAATTGCATCCAGGTAAACCAAACTCCGGATTCGGTCGGCAACCCGATCGGCAACGCCCGTAATGACCATACCCCCATAACTATGGCCTACAAGGATAATATCATGTAAATCTTCATACAAAATCGTGTTCACAACGTCGTTAATGTGCGTAGTCAGACCTATGTCAGGCGAAGCCAGATTTACGCGTTCCCCCTGGCCAGTGAGCGACGGACGATAGACAGTATAGCCACGGTTAGTCAGGATCGAGTCAACTTTTTTAAACGCCCAACTCCCACCCCAGGCCCCATGCACAATAACCATGGTGGGTTTACGGGCTGTAGATTGCGCCCGTACTGTTGAACTGATCGACCCGACCAATACAGACAGCGTTAACCCCAAAATAACGAATCTGAAATGCATAGTTTTGACAGAATAAATATTTCCGAATAATCTTCTCTTAAAGACTCAATTTTTGTAAATCTAATGCCACTAGTGAATCAATCCTGGGAAACAAGCCGGTTTATCCAGAATATTATACGGTTTAGCGCCTATTTTCTACACCTCATAATTTGTTAGTTCGCTCACCAGACATCTACCCTGTAATTTTGTCCGCAAGTGAACAACGATTGTCCAGTTGCGGACATTGTCAAGAACCGGAAAAAGCTATAACTAATTGACAATCAGAGTATATTATTTGTTGGCACAACCTTTGGCTTACTACTATTGAACGGTTAAGAACAGAACACAACAAATAAATCTAATAAACACTAAACAACATTACTACCATGTATTCACTAATGAGCAATCTGGCAGTTTCTATTCTAATGGGTACTGCAACACTGACCAATCCAACAACACCTAAAGCATTGCCATTCGATGCCAGTGCATTTGTAACTGCCAGCAATCAGATCCGTGTAGCCGTAAGCAAGACCGCCGATGTACCCGTTGTGGTTCTTCTGCGTAATTCAGAGAATCAAGTGCTTTTCCGCCAAAGCATCAGCAAGAAGGAAGCTAAATATGCTGTGAAATTGAATGTCGATGAACTGGCCGACGGCAAATATGAACTGGAAGTTAAATCAGCCGAAGGAAGCATTCTTAAACAATTGAATCTTTCAACTGCGCCCGTCAAACAAACGCCCCGCGTTATTGCCATGCAGTAACAACAAATGCGATTGACTAAGCAATAAAGCCCGGTGATTGCCGGGCTTTATTGCTTATAATAAGTGTCAAACTAGACCTGCACACTCACTTCATAATAATCTACCGTGGGTTGGCCAGCAAAATAGTTACTCATTTGTTTCAAAACATCCTTGAGAAATCCACTCGTTTCGGCAGCCTGCCGATGCGCTTCCGACTCCCATAACGTGACCATAAGCCCTCTATTCGTCTCCGAATTCGTTAGCATTCGGCTATTCTTAAAGCCGTCAAGATTTTTTAAGGCAGGCCCTACTGAGTCCCGAAAATAATCTACTGCTTCACTAATACTTTCAGCCTTCAGTGGAAATTGGATAACACGGG
This window harbors:
- a CDS encoding alpha/beta hydrolase, producing the protein MHFRFVILGLTLSVLVGSISSTVRAQSTARKPTMVIVHGAWGGSWAFKKVDSILTNRGYTVYRPSLTGQGERVNLASPDIGLTTHINDVVNTILYEDLHDIILVGHSYGGMVITGVADRVADRIRSLVYLDAILPNDGESVMSIQGDRADFIKPMLKDGFIVPMWVKADQKPPKDVPQSLKTFTETISLKNPAARNLPARYILTVEAGKDPKADDFAIHADRAKQRGWPVSQLISDHNPQWSAILPLVNALDQ
- a CDS encoding antibiotic biosynthesis monooxygenase family protein, whose protein sequence is MYARVIQFPLKAESISEAVDYFRDSVGPALKNLDGFKNSRMLTNSETNRGLMVTLWESEAHRQAAETSGFLKDVLKQMSNYFAGQPTVDYYEVSVQV